Genomic window (Sinorhizobium sojae CCBAU 05684):
TTCTCGTGATCGTCAACGGGCTCTTCAAATTCTACATCAACACCTACAAGGGCCGGCTTGGCGAACGACTCCTCAGGCGCATCCGTTTCGAACTGATCGATCGCGTCCTTCGTTTCCCGCCCAACCATTTGAAGCGGGTAAAGCCTGCTGAGATCGCCACCATGGTCAAGGACGAGGTCGAGCCCATGGGCGGCTTCACGGGCGACGCCTTCGTGCAGCCGGCGCTTCTCGGGGGGCAGGCGCTGACGGCGCTGATCTTTATCCTGCTCCAGAATCTCTGGCTCGGCTTCATTGCCGCGTTCGTCGTCGCCCTGCAGGCGATCATCATTCCGCGCATGCGCAAGCGGCTGCTGGTCCTCGGCCGCGAACGCCAGCTGACGGCGCGGCAGCTCTCGGGCCGGGTCAGCGAAATAGTCGACGGCATCCACACCATCCGCGGTCATGACACGACGAACTACGAAAGGGCCGACATCGCCGCGCGCCTCGGGCACATCTTCAAGATTCGCTACGACCTTTACCAGTGGAAGTTCCTGGTGAAGTTTCTCAACAACTTCCTCGCCCAGGTGACGCCGTTTCTCTTCTACTCGATCGGCGGCTACTTAGCCCTGCAGGGGCGGCTCGATATCGGCCAGCTCGTTGCGGTCATAGGCGCCTACAAGGATCTGCCAGGTCCGTTGAAAGAACTGATCGACTGGGATCAGGCGCGCCAGGACGTTCAGGTGAAATACGCTCAGGTCGTGGAGCAGTTCAGCGTCGAACCGCTGATCGATCCGAAGGTGCAGGAGGTCTCTGTGGTGCCGGCTCCTCCGCTGAGCGGCGCGCTTGCGGCGGTCAATCTTTCGCTCGCCGATGAGGGCGGGGCGAAGCTCGTCGAGCACGTATCGCTCCAGATCCGGCCGGGGGAGACGGTTGCGATCACCGGCGGCACCGGCGGTGGCGGCGAGGCACTGGCCGAGGCCTTCGGGCGGCTGACATGGCCTACAAGCGGCAGGATCGTCGTCGGTGACAACGATATCCGCGAAGTACCGGAAGCAGTCATCGGGCGGCGGATATCCTATGCTTCTTCCGAGGTCTACACCTTCCAGGGCAGCCTCGGCGACAATCTGCTTTACGGGCTCAAGCACGCGCCGCTGACCGAGGTCCTCTATGAGGGTGACAGGGCTGCCCATCGCCGCTGGGAGTTGCTGGAAGCAAAGCTTGCCGGCAATCCGTCGCACGACATCAACAGCGATTGGATCGACTACGCTGCCGCGGATGCGAGCGGTCCGGAGGATCTCTTTGCCAAGGTGAGGGCGGTTCTCGACGTTGTGCTCCTGACAAATGACGTCTTGGCGCTTGCTATCCGCTCGACGATGGATCCGGCCGAACATCCGGACTTCGCGGGCGAGATCGTCGAAATGCGCGGTGCGCTGCGCCGACGTCTGGAAGCGGAAAAGCTCAGCGATCTCGTCGTGTTCTTCGAGCCCGGCTCCTACAATATCGAAGCGACCGTCGGCGAGAACCTGCTTTTTGGCACGGTGACGGATCGGGCGCGGTGGGAGCGGGCACTGGAGAGCCACCCGTTCTTCAAGACGGTGCTGAAGCGCGCGGGTCTGCACGAGACCTTCTATCAAATGGGGCTCGAGATTGCCGAAAACGTCGTCGAACTGTTCCGCGACCTGCCTCCGGATCACCCATTCTTCCAGCAGCTCACCTTCATGACAAGCGAGGAAATCCCCGTTTACGAAGCGCTCCTGCAGAAGCTGAGAGGGCGACCACTCGCGGAGGTCTCGGAAGACGACGCAATCCGGATCATCCGTCTGTGTTTCGGCTATATCGAGACGCGGCACCGCTTCGGTCTCTTGACGGACGACCTGATGAAGAAGATCGTCGAGGCGCGGCGCGAGTTCAGCGAAGGGCTGCCCGCAGACCTCGCCGGTATCATCGAGCATTACGAGCCGAACCGTTACATGGCTTCGGCCAGCATCATCGACAACGTGCTCTTCGGCCGCATCGGCCACAAGCATACGGACGGATCGGACAGAATTCGCGCGATCGTGCGCGATCTCTTCGAATCGCTTGGGCTCTACGACAAGGTGCTGGCCTTCGGCCTCGATTTCGACGTCGGGGCGGGCGGCAAGCGTTTGACGGCAAGTCAGCGGCAGAAACTCAATCTGGCGCGCACGCTCATGCGCAACTCGGATTTCTATATTTTCAATCAGCCGCTGCTCGCCCTCGATCAGCGTACCCAGGACCAGATCACGCGGAATGTCTTTGCATTCCTAAGGGATGAGGATCGCAATCCGGCGATCGTTTGGGTCATCTCCAATCCGGCCCTCTCGGAACTCTTCGATCGCGTTGCGCATTTCGAGAATGGACGCCTGATGCACGAAGAAGCTGCCGAAACGCCTTCAAAAGACAGCGACTACAAGGAATTGGCATCTTGATGTAGTATTTGTGCGAGGAGGCAGGCATATTTCCCGAAGGATCGGGAAGGGACGTGTTTGCGGCCGTGACAGATGGGGAGAAAAGCGAACTGATATGCTCCTAAAAGACGAAGTGGAAATGCTGCGCCGGATTACGCTTTTTGCCGGTCTGCCACCAGCGAAACTCAAGCTGCTGGCGTTCACCTCCGACCGAGTGCTCTATGGCGCGGGAGAGAGCCTGTTTAATCAGGGCGACATCGGCGATGCGGCCTATGTCATCCTGTCAGGCAAAGCCGACGTGCTGGTCTCGACGCCGACCGGGCCGTTGAAGGTCGCCGAGGTGGAAGAGAATTCGATCATCGGCGAGATCGCCATTCTCTGTAATACGCCGCGCACCGCTACGATCACGACAACGACGCCGCTTGAGGCCTTACGAATACGCAAGGACGATTTCCTCAAGCTGCTGGCCGATTTCCCGGAGATGGCCGTGGAAATCATGCGCGTTCTTGCCGATCGCCTTAGCCAGACGACATCCGAACTGACAGAGGCCCGCAGCCGCGCCCAGCGCGTCGAAGCTTGAGATTTTCGCATTTTGCGCGATGGCGCGGTCGTAGCGGCGGCGCGATGATTTTGTCGTGAGCTTGGTTCCGATTTTCTGGCCGATGCGCTAGAGAAGCGCCATGCGCGCCATATCCTATTTCCAGAAAACCGTATACTTCCCCGAGAAACCGGAAAAGAAGCGCTTCTTCGCTCGGCTTCAGGCCGGAGAATGGGAGCCCGGCACCTTCCGCAACATCGAACGCCTCGTCGATGACCGTACCACGTTCATCGATATCGGCGGCTGGATCGGCGTTACCCCTTATTGGGCTGCGCAGATTGCGCACAACGTCATTGCCGTCGAGCCGGACCCGGTCTGCTTCGATGTTCTGACGCAGATGAGAGAGGGCAATGCCGGCCAGGTGGAGCTCATCAATGCCGCGCTTTCCGAGGACGAGGCCTTGGTGCTCCACTCCGTGGGCGGCGGCTTTGGCAGTTCGGAGACCTCCGCGCTCATCGCCGACGAAACGGGCATGGCGATTACCGTCAAGACCGTGACCATCCCCGACCTTCAGGCAATGGCGAAGACCGAGCGGCTTTGCTTCAAGGTCGACATCGAGGGATACGAGTACAAGGCGTTTGATCAGTTTCGCGCGATCGATCGGAAGAGGACCGCGGGTGTGCTCCTTGCCGTGCACCCTCAGATCCTTGCTGCTTCGCTGTCCGGTCCCGCCGTGCTGCGGGTGCTTCGCACCGTGGCGGCGACGTTCCGCCTCGTCCGGAGCTTCCGCGGCTTCCGGCTGGAAAATCCGTCCGCAATCTGGGCGGCGCTCCGAAAATCGCTCGTTCGGCGCGAACTCAGGGGCTTCGATCTGCTCTTCGTCGCAAGATAGCGCGAATGCACTCAGCGAAAGTGCGTTGCATGCACGCCGGTAAACGCGCTTCAGCTACGTGGGTGCACGCTATGAAAGATCGTCGGCGCTTTCCCCGCCTGCTGTGGGATTGCCTAGACTTCGTAGCTGGCTTCGGGGTCGTCACCCATGCCGAGCGAGCCCGCAGGCATAGCTGGCAAGGACTTTCCGACGGGGCATGGTCATCGGTCGCTCCTTTCCGCTTCGATCCCACTATGCGGGCGCGATCGTTGCGCACCCTGCAGGGGATCGATCCCGGCGCGTCCGAAACGGGTCGGCTCGGCTAACGTTTCCGGCTTGCCGCCGCCGCCCGAGAGATCGTCGAGGATCGGGCAATCCGGCCGGGCGTCGCCATGGCAATGCGCGGCCAGATGCTTGAGCGTGCGGCTCATCGCCTTCAGTTCTTCCGCCTTGCGCTCCAGGATCGCCACCTGACCGAGTGCAATCTTCTTGACCTCGGCGCTGGCGCGTGACCGGTCGCCCCACAG
Coding sequences:
- a CDS encoding Crp/Fnr family transcriptional regulator encodes the protein MLLKDEVEMLRRITLFAGLPPAKLKLLAFTSDRVLYGAGESLFNQGDIGDAAYVILSGKADVLVSTPTGPLKVAEVEENSIIGEIAILCNTPRTATITTTTPLEALRIRKDDFLKLLADFPEMAVEIMRVLADRLSQTTSELTEARSRAQRVEA
- a CDS encoding FkbM family methyltransferase; this encodes MRAISYFQKTVYFPEKPEKKRFFARLQAGEWEPGTFRNIERLVDDRTTFIDIGGWIGVTPYWAAQIAHNVIAVEPDPVCFDVLTQMREGNAGQVELINAALSEDEALVLHSVGGGFGSSETSALIADETGMAITVKTVTIPDLQAMAKTERLCFKVDIEGYEYKAFDQFRAIDRKRTAGVLLAVHPQILAASLSGPAVLRVLRTVAATFRLVRSFRGFRLENPSAIWAALRKSLVRRELRGFDLLFVAR
- a CDS encoding ABC transporter transmembrane domain-containing protein, with product METRLSRYIWSHTRKQQLWILLVVALSMIPYFLSFDLPKQIVNGPIQGEGFETPGATQRFMQISFDLPIFGHVDLFSGFELGRQGTLLALSLVFLFLVIVNGLFKFYINTYKGRLGERLLRRIRFELIDRVLRFPPNHLKRVKPAEIATMVKDEVEPMGGFTGDAFVQPALLGGQALTALIFILLQNLWLGFIAAFVVALQAIIIPRMRKRLLVLGRERQLTARQLSGRVSEIVDGIHTIRGHDTTNYERADIAARLGHIFKIRYDLYQWKFLVKFLNNFLAQVTPFLFYSIGGYLALQGRLDIGQLVAVIGAYKDLPGPLKELIDWDQARQDVQVKYAQVVEQFSVEPLIDPKVQEVSVVPAPPLSGALAAVNLSLADEGGAKLVEHVSLQIRPGETVAITGGTGGGGEALAEAFGRLTWPTSGRIVVGDNDIREVPEAVIGRRISYASSEVYTFQGSLGDNLLYGLKHAPLTEVLYEGDRAAHRRWELLEAKLAGNPSHDINSDWIDYAAADASGPEDLFAKVRAVLDVVLLTNDVLALAIRSTMDPAEHPDFAGEIVEMRGALRRRLEAEKLSDLVVFFEPGSYNIEATVGENLLFGTVTDRARWERALESHPFFKTVLKRAGLHETFYQMGLEIAENVVELFRDLPPDHPFFQQLTFMTSEEIPVYEALLQKLRGRPLAEVSEDDAIRIIRLCFGYIETRHRFGLLTDDLMKKIVEARREFSEGLPADLAGIIEHYEPNRYMASASIIDNVLFGRIGHKHTDGSDRIRAIVRDLFESLGLYDKVLAFGLDFDVGAGGKRLTASQRQKLNLARTLMRNSDFYIFNQPLLALDQRTQDQITRNVFAFLRDEDRNPAIVWVISNPALSELFDRVAHFENGRLMHEEAAETPSKDSDYKELAS
- the cueR gene encoding Cu(I)-responsive transcriptional regulator; the protein is MNIGDAARASGVSAKMIRYYETIGLIPPASRSGSGYRYYGDNDVHRLRFIRRARDLGFTVEQMADLLALWGDRSRASAEVKKIALGQVAILERKAEELKAMSRTLKHLAAHCHGDARPDCPILDDLSGGGGKPETLAEPTRFGRAGIDPLQGAQRSRPHSGIEAERSDR